The genomic segment CACTActcaattcattaaaaaatggtgaagataaaaataataaaagtacttTAACCAACTAGATACACAAGAATATTTctttcaaaatcacaaaaatggaCATCCATTTTTCAATGAATTGCCCTGTAGAGGCATTTGACATTTAGCgcatacttataaaaattaatttagtgtgGCTTCTTACAGAGGTACAGTTGTATagacacaaatataaatatagatgcATAATTTAATGTGAAAAACCGCCTATTGGGtgataagattaaaataatctTCATAGTTCTTAGTTTCATTTAATGTCTAAAATAAAGTTTGAATGCCATAGTAATTTGAATTCGGGATCGTGTAAGGACTAAgctataaagtattatttactatttattactattttttcagtatttgaaaatgttattattttttaaatcattttagtaatttttagaatggatagataataaaatgtatgagtaattttcttaattaatgaattgtataattatatcttGAGTGTAAGACATACacgagtatataatttatgtatactatGTTGCAccatattgtgtttaatttgtTATGGGAAtagtaatgttaatttattgtttaagaattttttaatgcatgcttagtattattatttattcataagatAACCTTACACTAACTAATGATTACTCTGAGGTAAggaaataaagtaaaaccaatAATTCAAGAAATAAGCTCAGAATAAGaaattagtaaaattgtatatgCATTCATTTGataattgaatacctactaTCTAATAGTGTTGAAAGcatgactaaataataaatgtatttagtcATGGTTGAAAGTATATAACATACCTAACaacaagtaataattatataactttagtaggtaatgtgaaaaaaattaatatataattgactTCAAAAAGTCTTTAGTGATTGTCGAGgtgattgtttaataaataataaacccaaagcaaataggtaattaaattaaacattaaccAAAACTTTCTAACTACGTCCCTAGCCAAAATTGcacataatatacagataacattatattataatttattttttcattattaaagacTAACACCTATAGAGTTGATTTAATGTTGGcaaataaaatgaaacataaCACAAGGtcgattaataataaacaatttttatggtTTAGAATGAATGGTGTTTTTATTTACACGGTGAGTCATGGCCTTGGTCTTTTATCGATTGGCTCGAGACCttgaatataaaacaaaattaaaattaaaaacgctttgggtaaaaaaaaaaaatccttaaaagCGTTAACAGTAccgagcatattattattattatgttgtggtTAAAATAGTGTGGGCGTAGACACCCGACAGATTAGTCATGTTCTAATAAAGCATTGGGTGTCACCGATTTCACCATAAAAAGTCGCAACGATGTACAGAGTGTATCGTGAATGTCAAACGTgtgcaaaatatgcaattggATATTTTGGTCCGTTTTGATACACTctgtataaacgtaaaaaaaaccCGTATGCCACGTAGTCATGGTAGCTCGACCACGGGTGGAGGAAGGAAGGGGCCAAGGGGGATCGATAACGCTACGCAGTAGTGCGCAGAGCGCACCGACCGCGACGTTGCCAAGTCAGACGACCCGCACTGGCGTAGTGGTGGGGCGTGTCTTTTGTGTTCGGCGCAAGCCCAACACGTAAGTTTCGAGTGATCAATATTTGAGGAAAGTGAAAACCACCACGTACAGAATAAGCGGGGGGGGGgacaaaacacaatacaatatttcaataacatttaaattcaacAGACGTTTTATaagaatgaatattaataactaatcaataattactaatttattacaacgtatattatgtaggtaccacctataatacaataatagatttataagttctaaattataaataatatgttataataatatgtaggtaggtaattaattaattcatgaCTAAgcgatacattattataatataatttacattttattcgtatggttattataacataataaattatacttacgaAAATCGAGTCCGTTGGTCAGCCGCCGGGCGTGGCAAAGCAAAAGCTTCCTGCACCAGCACCGAGTGATGGCCGAGCGGATGTCGTTTTCGGCTTTTGGGCGTCCATTTCTGCAACAAAACTTGGTAAGGCGGTTGCACAATgcgaataaaatgtataaaatacaccgtaaagatatattatgtaataatataatattataatacgacgtATTGTAGGCAAACACGAtaggtaatgttataatattaaaatattccgtTTATTACGCTTACCGTCCGCCATATTTGTCCTTGGAGCACCAGCAGGAAAATGGTGAAACAGAGCACCGTCAGCTTTTGAGTGCGGACCGCAAATGAAGTATGAGCGGTAGCGTTAGCCGTCGATGACGATGAGTGGGATGTGAGGCGGGCGGCGGCTATCGTGAGTTTGCGCAAAGTAGAGGGGCCGCCGTAGAATAGAATATTCGCCGTATAGAATGTTCTAGAAGAACGTAGAACGACaaagtcgataaaaaaaaaaaaaacggctgCTGCAGCTGCGGTAGTGCGGTTCCGTTTCGTCAGCTCGCGTGTTATAGCTATAGTcgtgtagtattataatattaatgtatttcaaCGGCTGCGCAATGAAATGGTTTTTGCTTGTCGATTTCTAAACTTGACGGGTGTGGCGGGGTACTGGGGTAGTGCGCACTGCGCAAAACCATTATTCTATTCTGTGGCAAAACCGCCGCTAATATTCATACACCGGCACGTTATTGTGGCTAATaattgctataaattataatcttatgaCGCCAACAGCCAacgtactatgtataatataaaaaaataaaatatgatcacaTGCTCAATCGCTCAAAAAGCAGACTTTTTGGTGGAACTGAACACTGAAGTCACCCCCATATGGCCTATggccatataatatgtaatacatcttatagactatagtacctacattacaatacctaactaaatatatttttatttaactacctTTAACACTACATTTTTCATAGGAAATACAACAATtcgcaatttataaatattggtttCAATAGTAGTTTGCGGATCTTGTGTGGCTGTGTCATAGAGTATAACTGTATGCAGCTCGATGCAGGGCCGTTCAATAATAGGGGCAATGATACAATTTTACCCCGGGCCCtattttaagacattttcaCAGGCGTCCTTAAAAAATTCATGATggattcatatatttataaaaaaatttaatgagcCATAGATTAAGTTTAAGTTTTACTGGATGTGTCCTATTAAGGCATTAACCTATCATTAAAGGAAAATAGGACATTTTATTCTCGAATTTTGATCGTTTTCTCGTAtgcatcataattattataatagtaataatagaatatacaaaGCTGCCAAAGTGAAAaagtatattagatattatatatttatatgtaggtatcattattaattttacaaaaaatatatatattatataggtacctaacaacaCAAGTAAAAAGAGTAGGTACGtacatataaattttaatttagatttatttaaatgaaagttACTTAGTTAcacacttaaataaaaaaaaaatatttttattttatctggattaaaatacatatatttctttacatttagtttttaatttgcttTATGTTGAAAActgtgtaggtatttataatttcaatcatACCACCCTACCATGCAAtgtctgtatatttttttccattttgaattaaaactaaataataatttatagacatactgtataggaatataaaattatactcaataagtaggtacctaacctaacctacttaACAGGTCAGTAACTGTCTGATCTCTGCAacaaaatcttatattattttgtattattaacttatcaagcgtttattattataagtactaagtaggtacattatatctAACTCCCAGTCATATTATCGGAGGTTGTCTTAAAGGACATCACAACACTAAAAACAAGGTTGCTTATATTTAAAGCATGTCATTATCTAAGAAATATGGTGTGGGTCTCATACGTCTTAtagactaattttattattcaatgagatGCAGATTGCAgacgtttgaaaataatatgcattattgcATTATGATTTGATAGAGCTGAAGTTGGAAAGCGGCGTATGTTTTACTTGCAAAAGTGTCTAGATTAACAAAACTATTTCaatcgttaaatataatatttaaaaaaagaattgttatgtaactaaataattataatttataatatgtacctaatacctatgcaacaacaagatatattataatttaaatcacacCATCGTCTTAAGCATATCAATATACTTAGAAATCAGgatcatggaaaaaaaattttgaaatactatttaagttattaaaatcattgtgtaaATCAAATTACTTTTAAACTTGAAACATATAGGCGGCTTCTCAGTCGTCGGCTC from the Acyrthosiphon pisum isolate AL4f chromosome X, pea_aphid_22Mar2018_4r6ur, whole genome shotgun sequence genome contains:
- the LOC100575087 gene encoding uncharacterized protein LOC100575087; the protein is MVTQNSPFLENANITRTRGIHVYSVSSILTFYTANILFYGGPSTLRKLTIAAARLTSHSSSSTANATAHTSFAVRTQKLTVLCFTIFLLVLQGQIWRTKWTPKSRKRHPLGHHSVLVQEAFALPRPAADQRTRFSMKPLKQKEISKQTCLQ